A region of Alosa alosa isolate M-15738 ecotype Scorff River chromosome 17, AALO_Geno_1.1, whole genome shotgun sequence DNA encodes the following proteins:
- the LOC125310320 gene encoding serine protease FAM111A-like, with protein MAESARKNESAKDVIIRRQKAYRAAISVDFPCCLLEDDEELEISFIKTTFVEEEKKLKGKTVKNALRGDGRFAKKLFKKDFALQDEADGKTTTLMTNPVSELEDHKLYRIVLNSPDVMPDSLEMVDDLDDQSQSEADTADSCPHSNISDGRSSGKALLASGKKEMTTTSKSKRTNKVEILGKIPNTGEILNILRDQYASLVQHLKARKDIKSAAQVREFLREEFSKETQGFSEIKTLKTLMERSASVCQVYYNKQALVTGFLLFKRFILTNAHVITDQSKKNLYNNLSVSFSFEDLGPENKKHFALKRRPIAYEYVYTPQQSVDFALLELKKSPEALPPPLLQHYSAPPVRGGVCVIGHPDSGVKKMDTCLIIERENQQQAAEKHAKENSDFFQVIKDTYFNRKQELDGSQIEYNSCFLYGASGSPVFDEHCNVIGIHTGGYVYKRTKPIGSILEYGFPLLPVLVSILRQTKDKHQHVWESFLAENTKLVKQYAEDMTFRPDLGNRAWESDLHVDSYEEEDEDKIKEEEDEHM; from the exons ATGGCAGAAAGT GCCAGAAAGAACGAATCTGCAAAGGATGTAATTATCAGGAGACAAAAGGCATACAGAGCAGCTATAAGTGTAGATTTCCCCTGTTGTCTACTTGAAGATGACGAGGAACTTGAAATATCCTTCATCAAAACAACATTTgtggaagaagaaaaaaaac tCAAAGGGAAAACTGTAAAGAATGCTCTGCGAGGAGATGGACGTTTTGCCAAGAAGTTATTTAAGAAGGACTTTGCTCTTCAAGATGAAGCAGATGGGAAGACAACCACACTCATGACAAACCCTGTGAGTGAACTGGAAGATCATAAACTATACAGAATTGTTCTTAACAGCCCTGATGTTATGCCTGATAGTCTGGAAATGGTGGATGACCTCGATGATCAATCTCAATCAGAAGCGGATACGGCTGATTCATGTCCACATTCAAACATCTCAGATGGTCGGTCCTCAGGAAAGGCCTTATTGGCCTCTGGCAAAAAGGAGATGACCACCACTTCAAAGTCAAAGCGTACAAACAAGGTGGAAATTCTGGGAAAAATACCAAACACTGGAGAGATTTTAAACATCCTacgtgatcaatatgccagttTGGTACAGCATCTTAAAGCTCGTAAGGATATTAAGAGTGCTGCACAAGTGAGAGAATTCCTCAGAGAGGAATTTTCAAAGGAAACTCAGGGTTTCTCTGAGATAAAAACTTTAAAAACACTCATGGAACGAAGTGCCTCTGTCTGCCAGGTCTATTACAATAAGCAAGCATTAGTAACAGGGTTTCTACTCTTTAAGAGATTCATTCTCACTAATGCACATGTCATCACAGATCAAAGCAAAAAAAACCTGTATAACAATCTAAGTGTGTCATTCAGTTTTGAAGATTTAGGCCCAGAAAACAAAAAGCATTTTGCATTGAAGAGAAGGCCTATAGCATATGAATATGTGTATACCCCGCAACAAAGTGTGGACTTTGCTCTGTTGGAGCTAAAGAAGTCTCCTGAAGCATTGCCTCCACCACTTCTTCAACACTATAGTGCTCCACCAGTGAGAGGGGGAGTCTGCGTCATAGGTCACCCAGACTCCGGTGTTAAAAAAATGGACACGTGTCTCATTATTGAGCGTGAAAACCAACAACAGGCAGCCGAGAAACATGCAAAAgaaaattctgatttttttcaagTCATTAAAGACACATACTTTAACAGGAAACAAGAGCTTGATGGCTCTCAAATTGAGTACAACAGCTGCTTTTTGTATGGAGCATCTGGATCCCCTGTCTTTGATGAGCACTGCAATGTAATAGGTATACATACAGGAGGCTACGTGTACAAAAGAACGAAACCAATAGGCAGCATCCTTGAATATGGATTCCCTTTACTGCCCGTTCTGGTGTCTATTCTCAGACAAACAAAGGACAAACATCAACATGTGTGGGAATCCTTTTTAGCCGAGAACACAAAACTAGTGAAGCAGTATGCTGAGGACATGACCTTTAGACCAGACTTGGGCAACCGTGCTTGGGAAAGTGATCTGCATGTGGACAGttatgaggaagaggatgaggataagattaaggaagaggaggatgagcacatg
- the nfyba gene encoding nuclear transcription factor Y, beta a: MDGDSSTTDTSQLGISGEYMAGGYVLQSQDDDGDDGLNDHEDGNGSKDHLREQDIYLPIANVARIMKNAVPQTGKIAKDAKECVQECVSEFISFITSEASERCHQEKRKTINGEDILFAMSTLGFDMYVEPLKLYLQKFREAMKGEKGIAGVSVPEGLGDDLTEESFANQLPAGIITADGQQQNVMVYTTSYQQIQGVQQIQFS; this comes from the exons ATGGACGGAGATAGTTCAACCACCGATACCTCTCAGTTGGGTATATCGGGAGAGTACATGGCTGGTGGCTACGTGCTTCAGTCCCAGGATG ATGATGGTGACGATGGACTGAATGATCACGAGGATGGAAATGGCAGTAAAGATCACCTACGTGAACAAGACATCTACCTCCCTATCGCGAACGTGGCACGCATCATGAAAAATGCAGTTCCACAGACTGGAAAA ATCGCAAAAGATGCCAAGGAGTGTGTccaggagtgtgtgagtgagttcaTCAGCTTCATCACATCCGAGGCCAGCGAGCGCTGCCACCAAGAGAAGCGCAAGACCATCAACGGCGAGGACATCCTGTTCGCCATGTCCACTCTGGGCTTTGACATGTATGTGGAGCCCCTCAAACTCTACCTGCAGAAGTTCAGAGAG GCCATGAAGGGAGAAAAGGGCATCGCAGGAGTGTCTGTCCCCGAAGGCCTGGGTGATGATCTTACAGAGGAAAGCTTTG CCAATCAATTGCCAGCAGGAATTATTACAGCAGATGGCCAGCAGCAGAACGTCATGGTCTACACCACCTCCTATCAGCAG ATCCAAGGTGTGCAGCAGATCCAGTTCTCATGA
- the LOC125310471 gene encoding thioredoxin reductase 1, cytoplasmic-like, with product MPNGHKGPTQSDHHDCHHAGEYDYNLLVVGGGSAGLGVAKEAAILGQKVLLLDFMTLSPKGSTWNVSSCGVSVLKKLMHQAASIGQTLKDSAAYGWRLQHPVSHSWPELTDALQQRVKALSFELRHELRKRGITYMHAHAALLDPHTVQATDAKGDQTSHTAETIVVTTGDRPHYPDLPGAKEHCITCDDLFSLPYSPGRTLVVGGTGEALEAAGWLFGLGLDVSVMPQSSVPDGYDQKVVRKIEDHMYVQGVNFLYGSMLTKVEQIEAGSPGKLRVTAHSPELGDIHVEDFSTVLLAVGRDACTHNIGLERAGVQVDQRTGKIVVSDEDRTSVSHIYAIGAVQDGRLAHSGLSMQAGRLLAQRLYGGKNTKSDYSSVPTVLFTPMEYAACGLTEETACQRFGETSIEVFHSNYWPQEWTLPRRNKNSCYAKVICHISDNHRVLGVHILGPSAGEIIQGFATALRCALTKEQLDATVGLHPVCAEVLTNLTLTQRETEAMLVQGNC from the exons ATGCCAAACGGTCACAAAGGCCCGACTCAGTCAGACCATCATGACTGTCACCATGCTGGGGAGTATGATTACAATCTGCTCGTTGTTGGAGGAGGGTCAGCAGGCCTTGGTGTGGCCAAG GAGGCAGCTATTCTAGGTCAGAAGGTACTACTACTTGACTTTATGACCCTATCTCCTAAAGGATCCACGTGGA ATGTCAGCAGCTGTGGTGTGAGTGTCCTTAAGAAGCTGATGCACCAGGCTGCCTCCATAGGCCAGACCTTGAAGGACTCGGCTGCCTATGGTTGGAGACTCCAACATCCTG TGTCTCATAGCTGGCCTGAGTTGACAGATGCCCTACAGCAGAGAGTGAAGGCTCTGAGCTTTGAGCTTAGGCATGAGCTGCGGAAGCGTGGCATCACCTACATGCACGCTCACGCAGCACTCCTGGACCCCCACACTGTACAG GCAACGGATGCGAAAGGGGATCAGACAAGTCACACTGCAGAAACCATTGTGGTCACCACAGGAGACAGGCCACACTACCCAGATCTCCCTGGAGCCAAAGAGCATTGCATCACCTG TGATGACCTCTTCTCCCTGCCGTACTCCCCCGGCCGGACCCTGGTGGTGGGGGGAACAGGAGAGGCGCTGGAGGCTGCTGGCTGGTTGTTTGGTCTGGGTCTGGATGTGAGCGTTATGCCGCAGTCCTCTGTGCCAGATGGCTACGACCAAAAGGTGGTCAGAAAGATAGAGGATCACATGTACGTGCAGGGGGTCAACTTCCTGTATGGCTCCATGCTCACAAAG gtaGAACAGATTGAGGCTGGCAGTCCAGGGAAACTGAGGGTCACAGCTCATTCTCCTGAACTGGGTGACATACATGTAGAAGACTTCAGCACT GTACTCCTAGCCGTGGGCAGGGATGCCTGTACGCATAACATTGGCCTGGAGAGAGCTGGGGTGCAAGTCGACCAGAG aaCAGGAAAGATAGTTGTGAGTGATGAAGACCGGACCAGCGTGTCGCACATCTATGCCATCGGAGCTGTACAGGATGGAAGGCTGGCTCATTCAGGCCTCTCCATGCAAGCTGGACGCCTGCTGGCTCAGAGGCTGTACGGAGGCAAAAACActaag AGCGACTACTCCAGCGTTCCCACGGTGCTGTTCACACCCATGGAGTATGCAGCCTGCGGCCTTACTGAGGAGACCGCCTGCCAGAGGTTTGGAGAGACGAGCATAGAG GTCTTCCACAGCAACTACTGGCCACAGGAGTGGACTCTGCCCAGGAGGAACAAGAATTCCTGCTATGCCAAAGTCATCTGTCACATCTCAGACAAT caTCGTGTGCTCGGGGTTCATATCCTGGGCCCCAGCGCAGGTGAGATCATTCAGGGTTTCGCCACCGCCCTCAGGTGTGCCCTGACCAAAGAGCAGCTGGACGCCACAGTCGGCCTCCACCCTGTGTGTGCAGAG GTGCTGACCAATTTGACACTCACCCAGCGAGAGACTGAGGCCATGCTTGTGCAGGGAAATTGCTGA